Proteins found in one uncultured Desulfuromonas sp. genomic segment:
- a CDS encoding type II secretion system F family protein codes for MPNYLCRIGTSDGRIVDKHYESDSREQLRSSLEGQGFHVFRIRRYSLGFFNAFKPTRRRLSGARLLAFNQELLVLLRSGVPVMQIFDTQVEQLEAGALREVISEVREEVRSGSSLSEAFAKFPHFFPPLYIAALRAGEKTGNVPETLSRFLTYQKRVERIRDKVRGATFYPLLLTCAAVFVVIFLILFVVPRFSEIYADANVSLPLMTRLLMTLSRNAIQFWYLLPFAVLVLVGIARLVNNAPSGRLWLDRVRLQLPFIGGLTIDYALSSFGRTLGTTLVSGTPLVEAMRMSRGTLNNCALGQEMMASIRCIEEGVTMSEALGRSGFFPPMALRMIRVGETSGSLTEMLADLADYYESRVEERLDRLTTMIEPVLMMVMGLLIAFIIVAMYVPIFQLAGTVG; via the coding sequence ATGCCAAATTATCTATGTCGAATCGGGACCAGTGATGGCCGGATCGTTGACAAGCACTATGAGTCGGACTCTCGAGAACAACTGCGTTCCAGTCTTGAAGGGCAGGGGTTCCATGTGTTTCGTATCCGCCGCTACAGTTTGGGTTTTTTCAACGCTTTTAAGCCAACCCGAAGGCGTTTGAGTGGTGCCCGTTTGCTTGCTTTCAATCAGGAACTGTTGGTACTGCTACGTTCCGGTGTGCCGGTGATGCAGATTTTCGATACCCAGGTAGAGCAGCTTGAGGCTGGCGCTCTGCGCGAGGTGATTAGTGAGGTGCGTGAGGAGGTCCGTAGTGGAAGCTCATTATCCGAAGCGTTTGCCAAGTTTCCACATTTTTTCCCACCGTTATACATTGCAGCTTTACGGGCAGGCGAGAAGACCGGCAATGTCCCGGAAACCCTGAGCCGTTTTCTGACGTATCAGAAACGCGTCGAACGCATTCGCGACAAAGTGCGTGGTGCGACTTTTTATCCTCTGCTTCTGACGTGTGCAGCAGTATTTGTGGTCATTTTCCTGATCCTTTTTGTGGTGCCGCGCTTTTCCGAGATTTATGCCGATGCCAATGTCTCTTTGCCGTTGATGACCCGCCTGCTTATGACACTTTCCCGCAACGCCATCCAATTCTGGTATCTGTTGCCGTTTGCGGTTTTAGTGCTGGTCGGTATAGCTCGCTTGGTCAACAACGCTCCAAGCGGCCGTCTGTGGCTTGATCGAGTACGCTTGCAACTTCCTTTTATCGGTGGCCTGACCATCGACTATGCCTTGTCTAGCTTTGGCCGTACGTTGGGCACCACGCTGGTCAGTGGAACGCCGTTGGTCGAGGCCATGCGTATGTCGCGAGGAACACTCAATAATTGTGCTCTGGGGCAGGAGATGATGGCTTCCATCCGATGTATAGAAGAGGGGGTGACAATGTCGGAGGCTTTAGGACGAAGTGGGTTCTTTCCGCCGATGGCTCTGCGCATGATCCGTGTCGGCGAAACCAGTGGCTCATTAACGGAGATGCTCGCTGATCTGGCCGATTATTACGAGAGCCGTGTTGAAGAACGCCTAGACCGTTTGACAACGATGATCGAACCGGTGCTGATGATGGTCATGGGACTGCTTATCGCGTTTATTATTGTTGCCATGTATGTGCCGATTTTTCAGCTGGCCGGAACCGTAGGGTAA
- a CDS encoding GspE/PulE family protein yields the protein MSSVTSSLQRKRIGRLLVEMGAIAPAQIALLVDKQQQSGRRFGETGVEAGLFSDRDLAQALAQQFGYPFIDLDDVVLDAELVAQLPSGMALKYSLVPLEKHNQILVVAIEDPTRVVDLDQLELQLGLTLQPKIAAKDQIERLIERGAGSQGVLREASEDFKLQLVKETESGDEVLSIDKLTADTSPIIRLVDSTLFDALRKRASDIHIEATDDGVMIKYRVDGVLFQATETIDARFQRPIISRIKVMSELDISEQRIPQDGRFKVRLGGKSIDFRVSIMPTSYGEDAVIRILDKESIAVDMQGLTFKSLGFAERERQRMSKRIREPYGMVLVTGPTGSGKTTTLYAALSEISSVEEKIVTIEDPVEYQVKGIVQIPVNEKKGLTFARGLRSVLRHDPDKIMVGEIRDPETAQIAVQSALTGHLVFTTVHANNVFDVLGRFLHMGIDPYHFVSCLNCVLAQRLVRKLCVHCKRPVIHDPSLLQSYGLSAQESADFYEAAGCKECNGLGYSGRSAIVELLELNDTMREMIAEKRPVAELKRKASDSGTIFLRQAALEKVLSGETTFREIDRVTFAED from the coding sequence ATGAGTAGCGTAACGTCATCTTTGCAACGTAAGCGGATCGGGCGCCTCCTTGTTGAAATGGGCGCGATAGCTCCAGCCCAGATCGCATTACTTGTCGACAAGCAACAACAGAGCGGCAGACGTTTTGGTGAAACCGGTGTTGAAGCCGGGCTGTTCAGTGATCGCGATCTGGCGCAGGCATTGGCTCAGCAGTTTGGCTATCCATTTATTGACTTGGATGATGTCGTGCTTGATGCCGAGCTTGTCGCGCAACTGCCAAGCGGCATGGCCCTGAAGTACAGCCTCGTGCCTTTGGAAAAACACAACCAAATTCTGGTGGTTGCCATTGAGGATCCGACCCGAGTGGTGGATCTCGATCAGTTGGAACTGCAACTCGGCCTGACCTTGCAGCCGAAGATTGCCGCCAAAGACCAGATCGAACGCTTGATTGAGCGTGGCGCAGGGTCGCAAGGGGTTCTGCGAGAAGCTTCAGAAGATTTTAAGCTGCAGTTGGTCAAAGAAACGGAAAGTGGAGATGAGGTCCTCTCCATTGACAAGTTGACTGCCGATACCAGTCCGATTATCCGTCTGGTTGATTCTACCTTGTTTGACGCTTTGAGGAAACGGGCCAGCGATATTCACATCGAAGCCACCGATGACGGAGTCATGATCAAGTATCGGGTCGACGGCGTTTTGTTTCAGGCGACGGAAACAATTGATGCCCGTTTTCAACGTCCGATTATCTCCCGCATCAAGGTAATGAGTGAACTGGATATTTCAGAGCAACGCATCCCTCAGGACGGACGTTTTAAAGTACGGCTGGGAGGGAAATCCATCGATTTTCGGGTGTCGATCATGCCGACCAGTTATGGCGAAGATGCGGTGATCCGTATCCTGGACAAAGAATCGATCGCCGTGGATATGCAAGGCCTAACCTTTAAGTCGCTCGGCTTTGCAGAGCGCGAAAGGCAGCGCATGTCAAAGAGGATTCGGGAACCCTATGGCATGGTGCTGGTCACCGGCCCGACCGGGAGCGGCAAGACCACCACGTTATATGCGGCCCTGAGTGAAATCAGCTCTGTCGAAGAAAAGATTGTGACCATCGAAGATCCTGTTGAGTACCAGGTCAAGGGGATTGTACAGATTCCGGTCAATGAGAAAAAAGGACTCACTTTTGCCCGGGGGCTCCGCTCCGTGTTACGTCACGATCCGGACAAGATCATGGTAGGGGAAATTCGCGATCCGGAAACCGCCCAGATTGCTGTGCAGTCGGCTTTGACCGGCCATCTGGTGTTTACCACCGTCCATGCCAACAATGTCTTTGACGTACTTGGCCGTTTTTTGCACATGGGCATTGATCCCTACCATTTTGTTTCCTGCCTCAACTGTGTCCTTGCCCAACGTTTGGTGCGCAAACTCTGTGTTCATTGCAAACGACCGGTGATACACGATCCGTCCCTGTTGCAATCCTACGGACTGAGTGCCCAGGAGAGTGCCGACTTTTACGAAGCAGCCGGCTGCAAGGAGTGCAATGGGTTGGGTTATAGCGGACGTAGCGCCATTGTTGAGTTATTGGAGTTGAATGACACCATGCGGGAAATGATCGCTGAAAAAAGACCGGTTGCCGAACTCAAACGCAAAGCGAGTGACAGCGGAACCATCTTTTTGCGCCAAGCGGCGTTGGAAAAAGTTCTAAGCGGTGAGACCACATTCCGTGAGATCGACCGTGTCACATTTGCCGAGGATTAG
- the pilM gene encoding pilus assembly protein PilM, with product MRPRTSIGLEIRSGQLNAVALQQRGRRFVVTSTQSIDLDEKVLDVRFQHANVCQSEAFIAAVQAVMDPLAVRDRRIAVALPDEAGRLFLLGLDSPFKTDAEGAQLIRWRLKEWLPESLSHRMALDYQILQRQEGGEKRVLAACLHEKVRAQYEALLDKAGFAAQVIDFHALSLYNAYRSRIDLGRDFFLIGIDGNAFSLQVFIDEILAFNRQRQVLAQPQAIFQEINRSLAAVPCDEIMLKRLTVYLHSDWTETVALLDAVSGAFEQPVVLLQAPFSAETTAPGVLADQQTAPRFTVAFGVAQRLLKRVIRWG from the coding sequence ATGAGACCTCGTACCAGCATCGGTTTGGAAATTCGTTCAGGTCAGCTCAATGCTGTGGCTCTGCAGCAACGTGGACGTCGCTTTGTTGTGACGTCAACCCAAAGCATAGACCTGGATGAAAAAGTGCTGGATGTTCGTTTTCAACACGCCAATGTTTGCCAGTCTGAAGCGTTTATTGCCGCCGTTCAAGCGGTTATGGATCCTTTGGCGGTGCGTGACAGACGTATTGCCGTTGCCTTACCGGATGAAGCCGGGCGGTTGTTCCTGCTTGGTCTGGATTCGCCGTTTAAAACAGACGCGGAAGGCGCGCAACTCATCCGCTGGCGTTTGAAAGAGTGGCTTCCAGAGTCGCTCAGTCACAGAATGGCGCTCGATTATCAGATTCTGCAAAGGCAGGAAGGTGGAGAAAAGCGTGTGTTGGCCGCCTGTTTACACGAAAAGGTGCGGGCACAATATGAAGCTCTTCTAGACAAGGCCGGGTTCGCAGCGCAAGTCATCGATTTTCATGCTTTATCATTATATAACGCCTATCGTAGCCGAATTGATTTGGGACGTGATTTTTTTCTGATCGGCATCGACGGTAACGCTTTCAGCTTGCAGGTGTTTATCGATGAGATTCTGGCGTTTAACCGTCAGCGTCAGGTGTTGGCACAACCTCAGGCCATTTTTCAGGAAATCAATCGATCACTAGCGGCGGTGCCCTGTGACGAAATCATGTTGAAACGATTAACGGTCTATCTGCACAGTGACTGGACTGAAACCGTAGCTTTGCTGGACGCGGTGAGCGGTGCCTTTGAACAGCCGGTTGTGTTGCTTCAAGCACCTTTTTCTGCTGAAACAACTGCCCCAGGTGTCCTTGCGGATCAACAAACAGCACCCCGGTTCACAGTGGCATTTGGCGTGGCACAGCGCCTGCTCAAGAGGGTAATACGATGGGGTTGA
- a CDS encoding PilN domain-containing protein, with translation MGLTINLASRKHLNQRLASLLFGTGLVVLSAVLVLQLWHGFHSFTLEQQYRREVVALKQQLRQSTPKPISAKKMKALQHRYHQALDLWQRDAFHWSALLTRVETLLPEGVRLSSLQPDYAKNTLQLTGEARGLEQLQALLDQLHQADFTHVFLNSQQVVTIADGQGGEHMALQFSLRLQGVF, from the coding sequence ATGGGGTTGACCATTAATCTGGCCAGTCGAAAACATCTCAATCAGCGTCTCGCCTCGCTGTTGTTTGGGACGGGGCTGGTGGTTTTGTCGGCGGTGCTGGTGTTGCAGCTTTGGCATGGTTTTCATAGTTTTACTCTGGAGCAGCAGTATCGCCGTGAAGTCGTCGCTCTTAAACAACAATTGCGTCAGTCCACACCGAAACCGATCAGTGCAAAAAAAATGAAGGCGTTGCAACACCGTTATCACCAAGCTCTTGATCTGTGGCAGAGAGACGCTTTTCACTGGAGTGCTTTGCTGACACGGGTGGAAACATTGCTCCCCGAAGGCGTCCGGTTATCAAGTCTGCAACCGGATTATGCCAAAAATACGCTGCAATTGACGGGAGAGGCTCGCGGCCTGGAACAGCTGCAAGCTCTTCTTGATCAGTTGCACCAGGCGGATTTTACGCATGTCTTTCTCAACAGTCAGCAGGTCGTTACCATTGCTGACGGACAGGGCGGTGAACATATGGCGTTGCAATTTTCTCTGAGGCTGCAAGGGGTGTTCTGA
- the pilO gene encoding type 4a pilus biogenesis protein PilO has product MTNVYAILTALWQGYRIRTVLVLILLIAVFVTASLQNFRFAPELQDLRDQKLSLQQQVRQRDMAPAVTTDLTAKRLRHQMERFYEHIPERRDFSVFLGELYSWADDAGLVIDRITFNPQIDPANKLLCYALRFHVMGDYGRIRRFVYLLEYAPRLLIIEKISLVEGRNDSANDASVGLQIDLITYFREPGQ; this is encoded by the coding sequence ATGACGAACGTTTACGCCATTTTGACTGCTTTATGGCAGGGGTATCGAATCAGGACCGTCCTTGTTCTGATATTGCTTATTGCGGTTTTTGTTACAGCCTCGTTGCAGAACTTTCGCTTTGCTCCAGAATTGCAAGACCTGCGTGACCAAAAACTCTCTCTGCAGCAGCAGGTTCGCCAACGTGACATGGCGCCTGCAGTGACAACAGATTTGACGGCGAAGCGGTTACGTCACCAGATGGAGAGGTTCTATGAGCACATTCCTGAGCGCCGTGATTTTTCAGTGTTTTTAGGTGAACTGTATTCCTGGGCCGATGATGCCGGGCTGGTGATTGACCGGATCACGTTTAATCCGCAGATTGATCCAGCCAATAAACTGTTGTGCTATGCCTTACGGTTTCATGTCATGGGCGACTATGGGCGTATCCGCAGGTTTGTCTATCTCTTGGAGTATGCACCACGTCTGTTAATTATTGAAAAAATTTCTTTGGTTGAAGGGCGAAACGATTCTGCGAATGATGCCAGCGTCGGGTTGCAGATTGATTTGATCACCTATTTTCGGGAGCCGGGCCAATGA
- a CDS encoding secretin N-terminal domain-containing protein: MKILLKKSLAVRLLCVLLVVMLNGCLGGQAAFRQGQHALRQDNYDQAVMDFLQAVDDNPDSRQYQLMLVDARNKAAVHHTRNGDELFAARRYHDALQEYQLAVELDGSLFVARESMAKTQRYLQAETFIEQAAALVQVNRPVQAQAAIDQALALVPDYPPALAGRQALMQNKTSIIDGVALDVTSDEPITLNFKRTKLSDVFNILTKLTGIHFILDEDVRGTTTTLYLEQATFSQSLELLLQMNKLEKKILNSKTIVLFPKTRDKQKQFEDQIIQTFYLSHLDAKQAVNLLRTMLDVRKVYVQEELNAIVLRDELDVVRLAQKLIEANDRGNSEVVFDLELIEVSHDDTRELGLKLSTYSMGAGLSDKGSGVLVNSGLSAGDTTSGLISSFRDLEPFYAIPTATFQFAKSLGNTEILASPKIRVRNKQKAKVHVGSREPIISATTSDSVVSESVSYIDVGVKLDVEPAIQLDNTVVTKVGLEVSNVSNSQTTSSGTVAYTISSTSADTTLTLKDGEQTVIGGLIREDNKATKTKIPLLGEIPLLGNLFNHDDREKSKREILLSITPHIVKLINVPQGDVASLWSGSEDDLKFGRNFGTFVEEYRNGQQIVSVKSSTSSSNQNFGDENNDDPVIVAESFEAVKDGETGFAVTQNSLSETDVTEVKVMEPRLIMTGTVSATVGTSFDVAVAVEGMPELVNAPLLLSYDPRIVTLIRVDEGEFLKRSSDTLFTYTDLKGQGKIIISLKQKPGGTPVSGAGELVHLMFKALKPGNSRIATQRANLKNALGEAIALDLVDCRVEIRAGQ, translated from the coding sequence ATGAAAATTCTACTGAAAAAAAGTTTGGCCGTTCGGTTGTTGTGTGTACTGCTTGTGGTGATGCTGAACGGATGTCTTGGCGGGCAGGCCGCGTTTCGGCAGGGGCAGCATGCCCTGCGTCAGGATAACTATGATCAGGCGGTGATGGATTTTCTTCAGGCGGTGGATGATAACCCGGACAGCCGTCAGTACCAGCTTATGCTTGTTGATGCTCGCAATAAAGCGGCCGTGCATCACACACGCAACGGTGACGAACTGTTTGCCGCCCGGCGTTATCACGACGCCTTACAGGAGTATCAGTTGGCCGTTGAATTGGACGGTTCACTGTTTGTTGCCCGTGAAAGCATGGCCAAGACCCAGCGCTATCTTCAGGCGGAGACGTTTATTGAGCAAGCTGCGGCACTCGTCCAGGTCAATCGTCCGGTTCAGGCACAAGCCGCCATCGATCAGGCGCTTGCCCTGGTTCCTGACTATCCGCCCGCCCTCGCAGGGCGCCAAGCTCTCATGCAAAACAAGACCTCAATTATTGATGGTGTTGCCCTTGATGTGACTTCTGATGAACCCATTACACTCAACTTTAAACGGACCAAACTATCGGATGTTTTTAATATTTTAACCAAGCTGACCGGCATTCATTTTATCCTCGACGAAGATGTGCGCGGAACGACCACAACGCTCTACCTGGAACAGGCCACTTTTTCTCAGTCATTGGAACTGCTGTTGCAGATGAACAAACTGGAGAAAAAAATCCTCAACAGCAAAACCATCGTGCTTTTTCCGAAAACCCGTGACAAGCAAAAACAATTTGAGGACCAGATTATCCAGACCTTTTACCTGTCACATCTCGATGCCAAACAGGCCGTCAACCTGTTGCGCACCATGCTGGATGTGCGCAAAGTTTATGTACAGGAGGAGCTCAACGCCATTGTTCTACGTGACGAACTGGATGTTGTCCGGCTGGCTCAAAAACTGATTGAAGCCAATGATCGGGGCAATTCCGAAGTGGTCTTTGATCTTGAGTTGATTGAGGTCAGTCATGATGACACCCGCGAACTTGGCCTGAAGTTGAGTACTTATTCTATGGGGGCCGGATTAAGTGACAAGGGTAGTGGTGTTTTGGTCAATTCCGGTTTATCCGCCGGGGACACGACCAGTGGACTGATCAGTTCTTTTCGCGATCTGGAACCGTTTTATGCTATTCCCACCGCCACGTTTCAGTTCGCTAAAAGTCTGGGAAATACCGAGATTCTGGCCAGTCCGAAGATTCGCGTTCGAAACAAGCAAAAGGCCAAGGTTCATGTGGGCAGCCGTGAGCCGATTATCAGTGCGACAACCAGTGACAGTGTTGTTTCGGAGAGTGTGTCTTATATCGATGTCGGGGTTAAGTTGGATGTCGAACCTGCAATCCAGCTAGATAACACGGTGGTGACCAAGGTTGGTCTAGAGGTCAGTAATGTTTCCAATTCGCAGACCACCAGCAGTGGGACCGTTGCCTATACCATCTCCTCAACCAGTGCTGATACAACTTTGACTCTCAAGGATGGGGAACAAACCGTTATTGGTGGTTTGATTCGAGAGGATAATAAGGCAACTAAAACAAAAATTCCCTTGCTCGGCGAGATCCCGTTGCTTGGCAATCTCTTCAACCACGACGACAGAGAAAAATCCAAGCGGGAAATTTTGTTGTCGATCACGCCGCATATCGTGAAATTGATCAACGTGCCGCAAGGTGATGTGGCAAGTCTCTGGTCGGGGAGTGAGGACGATCTGAAATTCGGACGAAATTTCGGTACATTTGTTGAGGAATACCGTAACGGCCAACAGATTGTTTCGGTGAAATCTTCGACGAGTTCTTCCAACCAGAATTTTGGTGACGAGAATAATGATGACCCCGTGATTGTCGCGGAATCGTTTGAAGCTGTGAAAGATGGGGAGACGGGCTTTGCCGTTACGCAGAACTCGTTGAGCGAGACGGATGTCACGGAAGTGAAGGTGATGGAACCACGTCTGATCATGACCGGAACAGTGTCTGCAACTGTCGGTACGTCGTTTGACGTAGCGGTGGCTGTCGAGGGGATGCCTGAGCTGGTCAATGCACCGTTATTGTTGAGCTATGATCCGCGGATAGTGACATTGATCAGGGTTGATGAGGGTGAGTTTCTTAAACGTAGCTCGGACACTCTGTTTACCTACACCGATTTAAAAGGGCAGGGCAAGATCATCATCAGTCTGAAACAAAAACCGGGGGGGACACCGGTGTCTGGAGCGGGAGAGCTGGTACATCTGATGTTCAAGGCGCTCAAGCCCGGCAATAGCCGTATTGCAACACAACGGGCGAATTTAAAAAATGCACTGGGTGAGGCCATCGCACTTGATCTTGTTGATTGCCGGGTTGAGATTCGTGCCGGGCAATAA
- a CDS encoding prepilin-type N-terminal cleavage/methylation domain-containing protein → MILLIAGLRFVPGNKGMRHAPAWRLDQGLSLIELVIALAILALLASLVLPMAEVTVTRTKELELRRVLRDIRTALDDYKADYDKAVAAKKIIANLADSGYPKQLEDLIEGRDWGGLYALPKKYLRRIPRDPFDRNLNGWGMRSYLDDPDSDAWGGEDVYDVYSRIDKTALDGSYYRDW, encoded by the coding sequence TTGATCTTGTTGATTGCCGGGTTGAGATTCGTGCCGGGCAATAAAGGGATGCGTCATGCGCCCGCGTGGAGACTTGATCAAGGGCTCAGCTTGATTGAACTGGTGATTGCTCTGGCGATTCTTGCTTTGCTGGCGTCACTGGTTTTGCCCATGGCTGAAGTGACGGTAACGCGCACAAAAGAATTGGAACTTCGTCGGGTACTGCGCGACATACGTACAGCGTTGGATGACTATAAAGCCGATTATGATAAAGCTGTCGCAGCGAAAAAAATTATCGCTAACCTCGCGGACAGCGGCTATCCCAAACAACTTGAAGATTTGATTGAAGGCCGGGATTGGGGTGGCCTTTACGCTCTGCCTAAAAAGTATTTGCGACGGATTCCGCGTGATCCCTTTGATCGCAACCTCAATGGTTGGGGAATGCGTTCTTATCTGGATGACCCTGATTCAGACGCTTGGGGTGGGGAAGACGTTTATGACGTTTATAGCCGAATCGACAAAACTGCTTTGGACGGCAGTTATTACCGCGATTGGTGA
- a CDS encoding type II secretion system protein, with translation MLTRKNDNRGFSLFELLAVMMIMSILAAIAVPSYKRSQIKARETVLAEDLYQMRKAIDAFYADRNRYPDALEDLVDNSYLRTIPQDPFTRRVDSWECLPPQVTPSDDVAQGGCFDVRSGSDLIGVNGVPYQQW, from the coding sequence ATGTTGACGAGAAAAAATGATAACCGGGGTTTTTCCCTCTTCGAGCTTTTGGCGGTAATGATGATCATGTCTATTCTTGCAGCGATTGCCGTTCCCAGTTACAAGCGCAGTCAGATTAAGGCGAGGGAAACTGTGCTTGCCGAAGACCTTTATCAGATGCGTAAAGCTATTGACGCCTTCTATGCGGATAGAAACCGCTATCCAGATGCCCTGGAAGATCTGGTTGACAACAGCTATCTGCGCACGATCCCTCAGGACCCTTTTACCCGTCGTGTCGATAGCTGGGAATGTCTTCCGCCTCAGGTAACGCCGTCCGACGATGTGGCGCAAGGAGGTTGTTTTGATGTGCGCAGCGGCAGTGACTTGATTGGCGTCAATGGGGTTCCTTATCAGCAATGGTGA
- a CDS encoding type II secretion system protein: protein MVKQTCITCNNEQGSVLLLLMVVLMVVGLLTGVAGSSWKTIVQRSKEADLLFKGNQIRTAIGCYYEFSAGPKKASNAAGPKNYPRRLEDLLDDSRTVQRTKHLRRLYVDPMTGKGWALILDNDGQGIVGVRSTCTKKPFQQAGFSEENKNFSGKQSYRDWEFVYKPRRNKVE, encoded by the coding sequence ATGGTGAAGCAAACGTGTATTACCTGCAACAATGAACAGGGATCCGTGTTGTTGCTGTTGATGGTTGTGCTGATGGTTGTCGGTCTGCTGACTGGTGTGGCTGGCTCAAGTTGGAAGACCATTGTCCAGCGATCTAAAGAAGCTGACCTGCTCTTTAAAGGCAATCAGATCAGAACGGCCATTGGCTGTTATTATGAATTTTCAGCGGGCCCCAAAAAGGCTTCCAATGCCGCAGGGCCAAAAAACTATCCGCGTCGACTCGAAGATCTGCTTGACGATTCACGAACCGTGCAACGCACCAAACATTTGCGTCGTCTCTATGTCGATCCAATGACGGGCAAAGGCTGGGCGCTGATTCTGGATAATGACGGGCAGGGGATCGTCGGTGTTCGTTCGACCTGCACAAAGAAACCATTTCAGCAGGCTGGTTTTAGCGAAGAGAATAAAAATTTTTCCGGAAAACAAAGTTACCGCGACTGGGAATTTGTGTATAAACCTCGCCGAAATAAGGTTGAATGA
- a CDS encoding sigma-54-dependent Fis family transcriptional regulator — MRAQDLDLRELLTTTSESGVIQFMGQRVLIFDALALGLLREELIDTLGMHTARGILTRFGYAHGWRTAEMLRRDYPELFKDAYTGPRLHSLCGLMTPGITTRSDGKGEAPLVEGTWHDSYEAEQHQLHFGTADEPTCWTLTGFASGYVSNRTGREVYFLEKACCGMGDPVCQIEGRFKEMWDTSYKSQLSYYHQESFDAVLAELTSKLKSVEKQLKHRQRQLSCFDIDDDLPCVSCRSPAMRKTAELAKRIAGTDSSVVISGETGVGKERIAQYIHDESTRSGRPFVALNCGALTESLLESELFGYAKGSFTGAVKDSVGLFEAANGGTLFLDEIGEISAGMQVKILRVLQEKEIRRIGENKTRPVDFRIVSATNRNLSEEVSAGRFRQDLYYRLRVIELRVPPVRERHDDILPLARVFLSESAKRSNRKITAFSPQAAKQLLSYHWPGNVRELQNVVEYGVALAMGNRIELEDLPEELQTTIPQPALSGEIRSLEEVEKNYILSALKTLDGNKAKTAEALNIGIATLYRKLNAYETS; from the coding sequence ATGCGCGCACAAGATCTTGATTTACGTGAACTGCTGACCACCACATCGGAGAGCGGCGTCATCCAATTTATGGGGCAACGGGTGCTTATTTTTGACGCCCTCGCCCTGGGATTGCTGAGGGAAGAGCTGATTGACACGCTGGGAATGCACACCGCCCGCGGTATCTTGACGCGATTCGGTTATGCTCATGGTTGGCGCACTGCGGAGATGTTAAGACGGGATTACCCGGAACTGTTCAAAGACGCTTACACCGGACCACGCCTGCACTCTTTGTGCGGACTGATGACACCGGGAATAACCACCCGCTCAGATGGCAAAGGAGAGGCTCCTCTGGTCGAGGGAACCTGGCACGATTCCTATGAAGCCGAACAACACCAACTCCATTTCGGCACGGCTGATGAGCCAACCTGCTGGACCCTGACCGGGTTTGCCAGTGGTTATGTGTCCAACCGTACCGGGAGAGAGGTGTACTTTCTTGAAAAAGCCTGCTGTGGTATGGGTGATCCGGTATGCCAAATTGAGGGACGCTTCAAGGAGATGTGGGACACATCTTATAAAAGCCAACTGTCGTATTATCATCAGGAATCTTTTGATGCGGTGTTGGCGGAGTTAACCTCGAAACTCAAAAGCGTGGAAAAACAACTCAAACATCGCCAACGACAACTGTCGTGCTTTGACATCGATGATGACCTGCCTTGTGTTTCCTGCCGCAGCCCGGCCATGCGCAAAACCGCGGAACTGGCCAAGCGCATCGCCGGTACCGATTCATCCGTGGTCATCAGCGGAGAAACCGGGGTGGGTAAAGAACGCATTGCTCAATATATTCACGATGAATCAACGCGTTCCGGACGTCCTTTTGTGGCCCTTAACTGTGGAGCCCTGACGGAATCATTGTTGGAAAGTGAGCTGTTTGGATATGCAAAAGGGTCTTTTACCGGCGCGGTCAAAGATAGCGTCGGGCTGTTTGAAGCGGCCAACGGCGGGACGCTTTTTCTCGATGAGATCGGTGAGATCTCAGCGGGGATGCAGGTCAAAATTTTACGCGTTCTCCAGGAAAAGGAGATCCGTCGTATCGGCGAAAACAAAACCAGACCGGTTGATTTTAGAATCGTATCGGCTACCAACCGCAATCTGTCTGAAGAAGTGTCTGCAGGGCGTTTTCGGCAAGATCTCTATTATCGGCTGCGCGTCATTGAACTGCGGGTCCCGCCGGTAAGGGAGCGCCACGATGACATCCTGCCTCTGGCACGGGTGTTTCTTTCCGAGAGTGCCAAACGTTCTAACCGGAAGATCACCGCCTTCAGTCCTCAGGCGGCAAAGCAACTGTTGAGCTACCACTGGCCCGGCAATGTTCGTGAATTACAAAATGTGGTCGAATACGGTGTTGCTTTGGCCATGGGCAACCGGATCGAACTGGAAGACCTTCCCGAGGAATTGCAGACGACCATCCCGCAACCGGCCTTAAGCGGAGAAATCCGCAGCCTTGAAGAGGTGGAAAAAAACTATATCCTTTCCGCGCTGAAAACACTGGACGGCAACAAGGCCAAAACAGCCGAAGCACTAAATATCGGCATCGCTACCCTGTATCGAAAATTAAACGCCTACGAAACATCCTGA